In a genomic window of Halobiforma lacisalsi AJ5:
- a CDS encoding branched-chain amino acid ABC transporter permease: MESALAVAASGVVSDTPLVVDAVSRLFRPDTVSRILIEGLGKASIYFIIAVGLTLVFGLMGVLNFAHGAFAMLGAYVGGLLMVLAVSSGTGPYARVAFFVVVAAVVFGLMTAAGSVLEIGLVRPIYDRTPMYQILLTFGVGLILEEGARIVTSARGIQPEPTWTGAAATIPNALETFYSILGASIRGFYMFAIVAGVAVAAAVWAFLNRTLYGLYIRAGSEDPEMVEALGIDVRKAFTVVFGLGTGLAAVGGVFLMWDPTWGPSVLLNIDALLYAFVVVVIGGLGSFKGTLAAAVIVGIADSFTTWLFNTGIVAFPGLPEVTIFALLVTVLIVRPQGLYGVEEVGGH, encoded by the coding sequence ATGGAATCCGCACTCGCGGTCGCGGCGTCCGGGGTCGTCTCCGACACCCCGCTCGTCGTCGACGCCGTCTCGCGGCTGTTCCGTCCCGATACGGTGTCGCGCATCCTCATCGAAGGGCTCGGGAAGGCGTCGATCTACTTCATCATCGCGGTCGGACTGACGCTGGTGTTCGGGCTCATGGGCGTGCTCAACTTCGCACACGGCGCCTTCGCGATGCTCGGCGCGTACGTCGGCGGCCTCCTGATGGTGCTCGCGGTCTCGAGCGGCACTGGTCCGTACGCCCGCGTCGCCTTCTTCGTGGTCGTCGCCGCGGTCGTCTTCGGGCTCATGACGGCCGCCGGAAGCGTCCTCGAGATCGGGCTCGTTCGGCCGATATACGACCGGACGCCGATGTACCAGATACTACTGACGTTCGGGGTCGGCCTCATCCTCGAGGAGGGGGCCCGGATCGTCACCTCCGCGCGGGGAATCCAGCCAGAGCCGACCTGGACCGGCGCGGCGGCGACGATCCCGAACGCCCTCGAGACGTTCTACTCGATCCTGGGGGCGAGCATCCGCGGGTTCTACATGTTCGCGATCGTCGCCGGGGTTGCCGTCGCGGCGGCGGTCTGGGCGTTCCTGAACCGGACGCTGTACGGCCTCTACATCCGGGCCGGCAGCGAGGACCCGGAGATGGTCGAGGCGCTCGGTATCGACGTCCGGAAGGCGTTTACCGTCGTCTTCGGGCTCGGTACCGGGCTCGCGGCCGTCGGCGGCGTCTTCCTGATGTGGGACCCCACGTGGGGGCCGAGCGTCCTGTTGAACATCGACGCGTTACTCTATGCGTTCGTCGTGGTCGTCATCGGCGGCCTCGGCTCGTTCAAGGGGACGCTGGCCGCGGCGGTGATCGTCGGGATCGCCGACTCCTTCACGACCTGGCTGTTCAACACGGGGATCGTCGCCTTCCCCGGCCTCCCCGAAGTGACGATCTTCGCCCTGCTGGTGACCGTATTGATCGTCCGCCCACAGGGGCTGTACGGCGTCGAGGAGGTGGGTGGCCATTAG